One stretch of Euphorbia lathyris chromosome 7, ddEupLath1.1, whole genome shotgun sequence DNA includes these proteins:
- the LOC136235499 gene encoding uncharacterized protein encodes MEVITCRCYSCSVLRFHSKLRFEVVVIEIALILLCFQPSIAHTHGNQVQWEGTERGIGNIASHSCIHDQIIEQRRRPGRKVYSVTPQVYDHSGTSKSLHNRGRALLGFSEFRVQQREAKRPIRIFLNYDAVGHSPDRDCRKVGEVVKLGEPSVSSLPRNPSCNPHGDPPIYGDCWYNCTLDDISGEDKRHRLHKALGQTADWFRRALAVEPVKGNLRLSGYSACGQDGGVQLPREYVEEGVADADLVLLVTTRPTTGNTLAWAVACERDQWGRAIAGHVNVAPRHLTAEAETLLSATLIHEVMHVLGFDPHAFAHFRDERKRRRGQVTEQVVDDKLGRLVTRVVLPRVVMYSRHHYGAFSENFTGLELEDGGGRGTSGSHWEKRLLMNEIMTGSVDTRSVVSKMTLALLEDSGWYQANYSMADRLDWGRNQGTDFVTSPCNLWKGAYHCNTTQLSGCTYNREAEGYCPIVNYSGDLPQWARYFPQPNKGGQSSLADYCTYFVAYSDGSCTDTNSARAPDRMLGEVRGGSSRCMASSLVRTGFVRGSVTQGNGCYQHRCINRTLEVAVDGIWKVCPETGGPVQFPGFNGELLCPAYHELCSTSSLSLPGQCPGSCNFNGDCVDGKCQCFLGFRGHDCGQRSCPRNCNGRGLCQLNGICKCKKGYTGIDCSTAVCDEQCSLHGGVCDNGVCEFRCSDYAGYTCQNSSKLLSSLSVCKNVLENDISGQHCAPSEPSILQQLEEVVVMPNYHRLFPGGARKLFNIFGSSYCDTVAKRLACWISIQKCDKDGDDRLRVCHSACQSYNLACGASLDCSDQTLFSSEEESEGQCTGSGELKGTWLNRLGIRLFSSNSSSKGTSVKYR; translated from the exons ATGGAGGTTATTACGTGCCGCTGTTATTCATGCTCGGTTCTTAGGTTTCACTCTAAGCTCAGATTCGAAGTCGTTGTTATCGAG ATTGCTCTAATATTATTATGCTTTCAACCTTCTATTGCGCACACCCACGGAAACCAAGTGCAATGGGAAGGCACAGAAAGAGGAATTGGGAATATTGCCTCACATTCATGTATTCATGACCAGATAATTGAACAGAGGAGGCGGCCTGGTCGCAAGGTGTACTCTGTTACCCCACAGGTCTATGATCACTCTGGTACATCTAAATCCCTTCATAACCGAGGAAGGGCATTGCTTGGCTTCTCTGAATTCCGAGTGCAGCAAAGGGAAGCAAAGCGGCCCATTaggatttttttaaattatgatgctGTTGGCCATTCACCAGATAGAGACTGTCGAAAAGTTGGAGAAGTTGTGAAG CTTGGAGAACCTTCTGTTTCTTCTCTTCCTCGTAATCCTTCTTGCAATCCTCATGGTGACCCTCCAATCTATGGTGACTGCTGGTATAATTGTACTCTGGATGATATATCAGGGGAAGACAAAAGGCATCGCCTTCACAAG GCTTTGGGCCAGACAGCCGATTGGTTTAGGAGAGCATTGGCTGTTGAGCCTGTGAAAGGGAACTTGCGTTTAAGTGGATATTCTGCGTGTGGGCAAGATGGAGGGGTGCAACTTCCACGTGAATATGTTGAAG AGGGTGTTGCTGATGCGGACTTAGTTTTATTGGTGACCACAAGGCCTACCACAGGCAACACTCTTGCATGGGCAGTGGCATGTGAACGTGATCAGTGGGGTCGTGCAATTgctg GACATGTGAATGTTGCTCCTCGTCATTTGACGGCTGAGGCTGAAACTTTGCTCTCGGCTACTCTAATTCATGAG GTTATGCACGTTCTTGGTTTTGATCCGCATGCCTTTGCTCATTTTAGGGATGAGAGGAAAAGAAGACGTGGTCAG GTTACTGAACAAGTTGTGGATGACAAGCTTGGGCGGTTGGTAACTCGTGTAGTGCTTCCACGTGTTGTCATGTACTCACGTCATCATTATGGG GCATTCTCAGAGAATTTTACTGGTTTAGAACTTGAAGACGGAGGAGGACGTGGCACATCAG GGTCACATTGGGAAAAAAGACTTCTGATGAATGAGATTATGACTGGATCTGTCGATACCAGATCTGTTGTTTCGAAAATGACACTGGCTTTATTGGAGGATAGCGGGTGGTACCAGGCTAACTATAGTATGGCAGATCGACTTGACTGGGGTCGCAACCAAGGAACTGACTTTGTTACCTCACCTTGCAATCTGTGGAAGGGAGCTTACCACTGCAACACAACCCAGTTGTCAGGCTGTACCTACAACAGGGAGGCAGAGGGTTATTGCCCTATTGTAAATTATAGTGGAGATCTTCCTCAGTGGGCTCGCTACTTTCCGCAACCAAATAAAG GTGGACAGTCTTCACTTGCTGATTATTGTACTTATTTTGTGGCCTACTCTGATGGATCATGTACAGACACTAACAGTGCACGGGCGCCTGATAGAATGTTGGGTGAAGTTCGAGGGGGTAGCTCCAG GTGTATGGCTTCATCGTTAGTGCGCACTGGGTTTGTGCGGGGTTCTGTGACCCAAGGAAATGGTTGTTATCAGCACAGATGTATTAATAGAACTCTTGAG GTTGCTGTGGATGGCATTTGGAAAGTGTGTCCAGAAACTGGTGGACCTGTTCAGTTCCCTGGCTTCAATG GTGAGCTGCTTTGCCCTGCTTACCATGAACTTTGTAGCACAAGCTCGCTGTCCCTTCCTGGGCAATGCCCTGGTTCATGTAATTTCAATGGAGATTGTGTTGACGGGAAGTGTCAATGTTTCCTTGGATTTCGTGGTCATGATTGTGGCCAAC GCTCCTGCCCTCGTAATTGCAATGGGCGTGGCCTTTGCCAGTTAAACGGGATTTGTAAATGCAAAAAAGGTTACACTGGCATTGACTGCTCTACTG CTGTTTGTGATGAACAGTGCAGTCTTCACGGCGGTGTATGTGATAATGGAGTTTGTGAGTTTCGATGCTCAGACTATGCAGGCTATACTTGTCAGAATAGCTCCAAGCTTTTGTCTAGCCTTTCAGTCTGCAAAAATGTTCTTGAGAATGATATATCCGGTCAACATTGTGCCCCTAGTGAACCAAGTATACTACAGCAGCTAGAAGAAGTTGTTGTAATGCCCAACTATCATCGACTTTTCCCAGGTGGTGCCCGGAAGTTATTTAATATCTTTGGGAGCAGCTATTGCGACACTGTTGCTAAGCGATTAGCCTGCTGG ATATCCATACAAAAATGCGATAAGGATGGAGATGACAGGCTTCGGGTGTGTCATTCAGCATGTCAGTCATATAATTTAGCTTGTGGAGCATCACTTGACTGCTCagaccaaactctatttagcagtgaagaagaaagtgagggTCAATGCACAGGCTCTGGAGAGCTAAAAGGGACATGGTTGAATCGACTAGGAATAAGGTTATTTTCAAGTAATTCGTCTTCGAAAGGAACGTCTGTAAAATATAGGTAG
- the LOC136200470 gene encoding pathogenesis-related thaumatin-like protein 3.5, with protein sequence MAISSFSYLLLLLLFLSISGKFANATVFTLQNLCSYTIWPGTLSGNGAAILGDGGFALPAGSSIQLQAPPNWSGRFWARTGCAFDASGTGKCATGDCGGTLKCNGGGAPPVSLVEFTTAMNPNENDFYDVSLVDGYNVGLGVKALGGSGDCQYAGCVADLNSNCPAELRVTDSGSGSVVACKSACAAFNAPEFCCTGDHGTPGTCAPNQYSVMFKNACPTAYSYAYDDASSTCTCSGSDYLITFCSTGSG encoded by the exons ATGGCAATCTCATCTTTCtcttatctcctcctcctcctcctcttcctctcAATCTCAG GCAAGTTCGCAAACGCTACCGTTTTTACTCTCCAAAACCTCTGCAGCTACACCATATGGCCGGGAACTCTCTCCGGCAACGGCGCTGCTATTCTCGGAGACGGCGGTTTTGCATTACCAGCCGGTTCATCCATCCAGCTCCAAGCTCCACCGAATTGGTCCGGACGGTTTTGGGCTCGAACAGGCTGCGCATTCGATGCTTCAGGAACCGGAAAATGCGCCACCGGTGACTGTGGCGGTACTCTAAAATGTAACGGCGGAGGAGCTCCGCCGGTTTCTCTCGTGGAGTTCACTACTGCTATGAATCCGAATGAGAACGATTTCTACGACGTTAGTTTGGTTGACGGTTACAATGTTGGTTTAGGTGTGAAGGCGTTAGGCGGGTCGGGTGATTGTCAGTATGCGGGTTGTGTGGCGGATCTGAATTCGAATTGTCCGGCGGAATTACGGGTTACAGATTCGGGTTCGGGTTCGGTGGTTGCTTGTAAAAGTGCGTGTGCAGCTTTTAATGCGCCGGAGTTTTGTTGCACCGGCGATCATGGGACTCCGGGAACTTGTGCTCCGAATCAGTATTCCGTTATGTTTAAGAATGCTTGCCCAACTGCGTATAGTTATGCGTATGATGATGCGTCAAGTACCTGTACTTGTTCCGGGTCGGATTACTTGATTACGTTTTGTTCCACTGGATCTGGATGA